A single Pseudodesulfovibrio aespoeensis Aspo-2 DNA region contains:
- the nikA gene encoding nickel ABC transporter substrate-binding protein, with product MVLPGSAHGAQSDTLNYSWSANVGPLNPHAYSPNQMFAQAMVYEPLVRYAKGGTVVPWLAESWDISADGKVYTFHLRKGVRFSDGTPFDAAAVKMNFDAVLKSAHRHDWLEFIAQIAQTKVVDSHTFELSLKNAYYPTLQELCLIRPMRFLAPSGFPDGGDTATSIKAPIGTGPWKLVETRKGEHDLFESNDLYWGTKPTFKRLMVKVIPDSDGRAIAFETGEIDLIFGSGGHGSGQIGIDTFNRFAAMGNLETAISHPQATRVLAINSNLFPTNDLAVRQAILHGVAKAAIVKHLFLGVEPQADTLFSPDMPYCDLGLSPFEHDGQKAAALLEAAGWKREKGAEYLTRDGRELALDICFVGNDTLQKSVAEVIQGDLRRLGIKVRLVGEEMDSFLTRQKSGEFGMIFGDTWGAPYDPHSFCSSMRQPAHADYQAQLGLPMKKEIDRKIGDVLISVDEQTRQDLYRDILTTLHEQAVYLPLSYMTNITVHRPQLRGVEFGPTKYEFPFENMHWER from the coding sequence ATGGTATTGCCGGGCTCGGCGCATGGGGCCCAGAGCGATACGCTGAATTATTCCTGGTCGGCCAACGTGGGTCCGTTGAATCCCCATGCCTATTCGCCGAACCAGATGTTCGCGCAGGCAATGGTTTACGAACCCCTTGTCCGGTATGCCAAGGGGGGAACAGTCGTTCCCTGGCTGGCAGAATCCTGGGACATCTCTGCGGATGGCAAGGTGTATACGTTCCACCTGCGCAAGGGTGTCCGTTTCTCGGACGGCACCCCCTTTGACGCAGCCGCCGTGAAAATGAATTTCGACGCCGTACTGAAGAGCGCCCACCGGCACGACTGGCTCGAATTTATCGCCCAGATCGCGCAGACCAAGGTCGTGGACAGCCACACCTTCGAGCTTTCGCTCAAAAACGCTTATTACCCGACCCTCCAGGAGCTGTGTCTCATCAGGCCCATGCGTTTCCTGGCCCCCTCGGGCTTCCCTGACGGCGGCGACACGGCCACGTCGATCAAGGCTCCCATCGGCACCGGCCCCTGGAAGCTCGTGGAAACCCGCAAAGGGGAACATGACCTGTTCGAATCAAATGATCTCTACTGGGGAACCAAGCCGACCTTCAAGCGCCTGATGGTCAAGGTCATCCCCGACTCGGACGGGCGGGCCATCGCCTTTGAAACCGGAGAAATCGACCTGATCTTTGGCTCTGGCGGGCACGGGAGTGGCCAGATCGGCATTGACACCTTCAACCGTTTCGCCGCCATGGGCAATCTGGAAACCGCCATCTCCCATCCTCAGGCGACCCGGGTGCTGGCCATCAACAGCAACCTGTTCCCCACCAACGACCTTGCCGTGCGCCAGGCCATTCTGCACGGGGTCGCCAAGGCGGCCATCGTCAAGCATCTCTTCCTTGGTGTCGAGCCGCAGGCCGACACGCTCTTTTCGCCGGACATGCCCTATTGCGATCTCGGCCTCTCCCCATTTGAACATGACGGGCAAAAGGCCGCGGCCCTGCTTGAGGCAGCGGGGTGGAAGCGTGAAAAAGGCGCGGAATACCTGACCAGGGACGGCAGGGAACTGGCCCTGGACATCTGCTTTGTCGGGAACGACACCCTGCAGAAGTCCGTGGCCGAGGTCATCCAGGGAGACCTGAGACGGCTGGGCATCAAGGTCCGGCTCGTGGGCGAGGAGATGGACTCGTTCCTCACCCGTCAGAAGAGCGGCGAGTTTGGCATGATTTTCGGCGACACCTGGGGCGCTCCCTACGATCCCCACTCCTTTTGCAGCTCCATGCGCCAGCCAGCCCATGCGGACTATCAGGCCCAACTTGGACTGCCCATGAAAAAGGAGATTGACCGCAAGATCGGCGATGTGCTCATCAGCGTGGACGAGCAGACGCGCCAGGATTTGTACCGCGACATCCTGACGACGCTGCACGAGCAGGCCGTCTATCTGCCCCTGTCCTACATGACCAACATCACCGTGCACAGGCCGCAACTCAGGGGCGTGGAATTCGGGCCGACCAAGTACGAATTCCCCTTTGAAAACATGCACTGGGAGCGGTAG
- the nikB gene encoding nickel ABC transporter permease subunit NikB has product MLRYIVKRLLILVPMLLAVSIVVFLILRLGQGDPAMSYLRLSNIPPTDAALEVARQELGLDLPLPVQYVQWLGKAVTMDFGRSYVTGLPVLGEILFYLPNTLKLAGFSLLLTLIISLPLGIWSALEKDRLPDHLTRAFAFAGVSMPGFWLGFILVWLFSIQLGWLPPLGMGGLDHMIMPAVSMSLMSMAINTRLIRGNMLDNMHARYVLYARVRGLPERVVVGRHVLVNSLIPIITAIGMHVGELFGGAVVAESIFSWPGVGRFAVSAIYNRDYPVMQCFILIMTSIFVLMNLGVDILYAWLDPRIRLEGGGER; this is encoded by the coding sequence ATGCTGCGATACATCGTCAAGCGGCTGCTCATCCTCGTTCCCATGCTGCTGGCCGTCTCGATCGTGGTCTTCCTGATCCTGCGGCTTGGCCAGGGCGATCCGGCCATGTCCTACCTCCGGCTTTCCAACATCCCGCCCACCGATGCGGCGCTGGAGGTGGCCAGACAGGAACTCGGCCTGGATCTCCCCCTGCCTGTGCAATACGTCCAGTGGTTGGGCAAGGCCGTGACCATGGATTTTGGTCGCTCCTACGTGACCGGCCTTCCCGTGCTCGGAGAAATCCTCTTCTATCTGCCCAACACGTTGAAGCTTGCCGGGTTCTCCCTGCTGCTGACCCTGATCATCAGCCTGCCCCTGGGCATCTGGTCCGCGCTGGAAAAGGATCGCCTGCCCGACCATCTTACCCGCGCGTTCGCCTTTGCCGGGGTGTCCATGCCCGGATTCTGGCTCGGCTTCATCCTGGTGTGGCTGTTTTCTATCCAGCTCGGCTGGCTGCCGCCGCTGGGCATGGGCGGGCTTGACCACATGATCATGCCCGCCGTGTCCATGTCCCTCATGTCCATGGCCATCAACACCCGGCTCATACGCGGCAACATGCTCGACAACATGCACGCCCGCTACGTGCTCTACGCACGGGTCAGGGGGCTGCCGGAGCGGGTGGTTGTCGGGCGTCATGTCCTGGTCAATTCGCTGATCCCGATCATAACCGCCATCGGCATGCACGTGGGCGAGCTGTTCGGCGGCGCGGTGGTCGCCGAGAGCATCTTCTCCTGGCCGGGCGTTGGCCGATTTGCCGTATCCGCCATCTACAACAGGGATTATCCAGTCATGCAGTGCTTCATCCTCATCATGACGAGCATTTTTGTCCTGATGAACCTTGGCGTGGACATCCTCTATGCATGGCTCGATCCGAGAATCCGACTCGAAGGAGGCGGCGAACGATGA
- the nikC gene encoding nickel ABC transporter permease subunit NikC: MNAGDLFRTIRKRGVLVLASMLAVAVIATALFAPVIAPDDPSAVVLENKFAPPSAAHPLGCDHLGRDVLSRLVYGTQTSIGSVAAIMGIVLVLGFTIGTISGYAGGAVDSSLMRFCDVFLTFPTFILAMFLIGVLGTGMVNVIIAVALTHWAWYARIIRSMVLSLKNRDYVLAAKVAGTGRFKTVVRHILPPIIAQLLILCTLDIGHMMLHVSGLSFLGLGVTPPMPEWGVMISDARQFIWTHPLLIMLPGGMIFVTVMAFNLLGDALRDSFDPALAVQEDIR; the protein is encoded by the coding sequence ATGAACGCAGGCGATCTTTTTCGCACGATCCGGAAACGGGGCGTCCTTGTCCTGGCCTCGATGTTGGCCGTGGCCGTGATCGCGACAGCTCTCTTTGCCCCGGTCATCGCGCCCGACGACCCATCCGCCGTGGTCCTGGAGAACAAGTTTGCCCCGCCCTCGGCGGCACACCCGCTGGGTTGCGACCATCTGGGCCGGGACGTCCTCTCGCGGCTGGTCTACGGAACCCAGACTTCCATAGGCTCCGTGGCCGCGATTATGGGCATCGTCCTGGTTCTCGGATTCACCATCGGCACAATCTCGGGCTACGCGGGAGGCGCGGTGGACTCCTCGCTGATGCGATTCTGCGATGTCTTCCTCACCTTTCCCACCTTCATTCTCGCCATGTTCCTCATCGGCGTGCTTGGAACGGGCATGGTCAACGTCATCATCGCCGTCGCCCTCACCCACTGGGCCTGGTACGCCCGCATCATCCGCAGCATGGTGCTTTCCCTGAAAAACCGGGACTATGTCCTCGCGGCCAAGGTGGCCGGGACAGGCCGTTTCAAAACGGTCGTGCGCCACATCCTGCCGCCGATCATCGCGCAGTTGCTCATATTGTGTACCTTGGACATCGGCCACATGATGCTCCATGTGTCCGGCCTTTCCTTCCTCGGCCTCGGCGTCACGCCGCCCATGCCCGAGTGGGGGGTCATGATCAGCGACGCGCGGCAATTCATATGGACGCATCCCCTGCTCATCATGCTTCCGGGCGGGATGATCTTTGTCACGGTCATGGCCTTCAACCTGCTGGGCGATGCGCTCAGGGATTCCTTTGACCCGGCCTTGGCCGTGCAGGAGGATATCCGATGA
- a CDS encoding ATP-binding cassette domain-containing protein: protein MTTPFLEVQDLRVRAAGKELISGISFSAMPGRVMGLVGASGSGKSLTCLSVLDLLPEGLTMDGGILVEGVALDSRASRRNIRGRKVGMILQNPMSCFDPVFTIRTHFRETLAAHGMLGPDTDRRMLEALGEVGFADPGPVPGLYPFQMSGGMLQRVMVALALILEAPFLIADEPTTDLDTVAQARVLDLLAGLKCRRGMGMLLVTHDLGVIARLADDVAVMHQGGIIERGTVDDIFRSPRHDYTRELIATHLQFSGQYQGSHSHACHQAR, encoded by the coding sequence ATGACCACGCCTTTTCTGGAGGTTCAGGACCTGCGTGTCCGCGCCGCGGGCAAGGAGCTGATTTCCGGCATTAGCTTCTCGGCCATGCCTGGACGGGTTATGGGCCTCGTCGGGGCCAGCGGCAGCGGCAAGTCCCTGACCTGCCTCTCGGTGCTGGATCTGCTGCCCGAGGGCCTCACCATGGATGGGGGCATCCTCGTGGAGGGCGTGGCCCTCGACAGTCGGGCCAGCAGACGGAACATCCGCGGACGCAAGGTGGGCATGATCCTGCAAAACCCCATGAGCTGCTTCGATCCGGTCTTCACCATCCGCACCCATTTCAGGGAAACCCTCGCGGCGCACGGCATGCTTGGCCCGGACACTGACCGGCGAATGCTGGAAGCGTTGGGAGAGGTCGGGTTCGCCGATCCCGGACCGGTGCCGGGCCTGTACCCGTTTCAGATGAGCGGGGGCATGCTCCAGCGCGTGATGGTGGCCCTGGCCCTCATCCTTGAGGCTCCGTTCCTCATCGCGGACGAGCCGACCACCGACCTCGACACCGTGGCCCAGGCGCGGGTGCTTGATCTGCTGGCCGGGCTCAAGTGTCGGCGGGGGATGGGGATGCTGCTGGTCACCCACGATCTCGGCGTGATCGCCCGTCTGGCCGATGACGTTGCCGTCATGCACCAGGGCGGCATCATTGAACGCGGCACCGTGGACGACATCTTTCGATCACCCCGGCATGACTACACCAGGGAACTGATCGCCACACACCTGCAATTCTCCGGGCAGTACCAAGGGAGCCACAGCCATGCCTGTCATCAAGCTCGATAA
- a CDS encoding ABC transporter ATP-binding protein has translation MPVIKLDNVTKTYGRGGFFSKQERMAVLKGVSLSLRAGECLGLVGRSGSGKSTLGRIMLGLEAPDAGNVRILGQDVTGCKTLSPKLRRAVQVVFQDAIGSTNPRMTAGEIIAEPLRNFDRLKGQKLKDRIAELLECVGLSPDDANKLPGRFSGGQLQRICIARALAPEPRVIVLDEAVSSLDMLIQARILDLLDSLRHKLGTAYLFVTHDLRLVRRFCDHAFIMSDGTLHAFDPKKMTSLNGVRALEELSQAILPPMPSQDRREPLSASGQSAV, from the coding sequence ATGCCTGTCATCAAGCTCGATAATGTCACGAAAACATATGGTCGCGGGGGATTCTTCAGCAAGCAGGAGCGCATGGCCGTTCTCAAGGGAGTCAGCCTCTCCCTGCGTGCCGGGGAGTGCCTTGGGCTGGTGGGCAGGAGCGGCAGCGGCAAGAGCACCCTTGGCCGGATCATGCTCGGCCTGGAAGCCCCTGATGCCGGAAACGTCAGGATTCTCGGCCAGGACGTGACCGGTTGCAAAACCCTTTCCCCCAAGCTCAGGCGGGCCGTGCAGGTGGTTTTTCAGGATGCCATCGGCTCCACCAACCCCCGCATGACCGCCGGGGAGATCATCGCGGAGCCGCTTCGCAACTTCGACAGGCTGAAGGGGCAGAAGCTCAAGGACCGCATCGCCGAGCTGCTGGAATGCGTGGGCCTCTCGCCCGACGACGCGAACAAGCTGCCAGGACGGTTCAGCGGAGGCCAACTCCAGAGGATATGCATTGCCCGCGCCCTGGCCCCGGAACCTCGGGTGATCGTCCTTGACGAAGCGGTGAGCAGCCTCGACATGCTGATCCAGGCCCGCATCCTCGACCTGCTTGATTCCCTCCGGCACAAGCTCGGCACGGCTTACCTCTTCGTCACCCATGACCTGCGGCTGGTGCGCCGTTTTTGCGACCACGCCTTTATCATGAGCGACGGGACGCTCCACGCCTTTGACCCGAAGAAAATGACGTCTCTGAACGGCGTGCGAGCCTTGGAGGAACTTTCCCAGGCCATCCTGCCCCCCATGCCGTCCCAGGATCGGCGGGAGCCTCTTTCAGCGTCCGGTCAGTCCGCCGTGTGA